AAAGTTAAAAGAAATATTTATTCCCCTTTTGTAATTATTCTGATTAAAAATTTCTTAAGGGAGGGTTAAAGATTTTTTAACCTATAGTCCCCTTAAAAATTTTTTAACCCCTAATCAATCCTATTTCTGTGGATAAACCCCCTTAAAAATTTTTTAACCTATCCCTTAAAAATTCTTTAACCCATGCATTAAAAATTTTTTTATGGCCTATAAAGATTTTTAAATCCACTTTAAAGACTTTTTATCCCCTAATAAGAATTTCTTAACCTCTGTAGGAAAAAAGAAAAACCTCAATCAGGATTCGATCGAGGTTAAATTACTTCAAAGGTTAATGTTTCTATTTCCATATCATATTCTTTTAATGCTTCCTTAATAAGATGTTCATACCTTTCTTCCAGCCATTCTCTGGCAAAATCATTAGGTGCTAAAATGATAATGGAATTTTGGTCTTTCTTTAACAAGACGTCTTTAAACCACGTTTCAAAAGAGGGTTTAGATATTTTACTTGATACATATGATTTTAGGATATTAAGGAGCATTAATTCTGATTCATCCATGTTCTTTTCATGTTTTACTTGCTTAGCTGGCTTGTTGTTTGACTTCTTTGCTGATTTGATGATTTCACCAAATTGTTGCCATTGTCTGTAGATTTCCTCAAAATCAATATTCTTTTCCAGGCTGATCGTTTCATTATTATTAATCATAGTTTTAACGTACTTCTCATGCTCTATCCTAAGTCTTTCCGGCAGTCCTTTTTGTTCTTTTTTTAACGCCTTTTTAATGTGAGCAGGAGCATCTTCCGGAATCTCAATATCCGGGTTTCCGTAGATCAAGGATTCAGTCAGTAAAGGAACCTTCTTTCTTATTTTAAAAATCGGTCCTTCCTCCGCTCCGTCTCTTGAACGGTTTAAAACGTTAAATTTATATGCAAAGCCATAACGCTCCAACAATTCCATATAGTTATGTATGGTAGGGCGTGATTTGTCCATTTTCAAACTGATTAATTCAAAATTAGGAAAGCACCAATCCTTATTACCATAGGCAAATCGCTTTAGATGTCCGTATAGAGCTAAACCTTCAGCATTTAGATAATAGCCCCAAAAATCGAACAAATAGTTATTAAAGATGGTTAATTCTCCGTCTATATAAGGAATGTTTTCTCCGTATGCATCTAATGAAAATTTGCGAACTTCTTCTTCAGTAAATTTTACGCGGTCATGCTCTGGATAATAATAGAGCCTTGTTATTAAATTCTCTTCATTTTGTTCTT
The Bacillus methanolicus DNA segment above includes these coding regions:
- a CDS encoding DnaA N-terminal domain-containing protein, translating into MEEERRNLKGNKDHLEYFRAVETGSVEPRLKLLKEQNEENLITRLYYYPEHDRVKFTEEEVRKFSLDAYGENIPYIDGELTIFNNYLFDFWGYYLNAEGLALYGHLKRFAYGNKDWCFPNFELISLKMDKSRPTIHNYMELLERYGFAYKFNVLNRSRDGAEEGPIFKIRKKVPLLTESLIYGNPDIEIPEDAPAHIKKALKKEQKGLPERLRIEHEKYVKTMINNNETISLEKNIDFEEIYRQWQQFGEIIKSAKKSNNKPAKQVKHEKNMDESELMLLNILKSYVSSKISKPSFETWFKDVLLKKDQNSIIILAPNDFAREWLEERYEHLIKEALKEYDMEIETLTFEVI